One Triticum dicoccoides isolate Atlit2015 ecotype Zavitan chromosome 5B, WEW_v2.0, whole genome shotgun sequence genomic window carries:
- the LOC119307842 gene encoding trafficking protein particle complex II-specific subunit 130 homolog — translation MANYLAQFQTIKSSSDRIVIAVEDVSDLWLNVKDSFEQRLPVKKACLNNKARNPVLVENLPAEFIQTTDSRLRSRFPQEQYLFWFREPYATVVLVTCEDLDEFKTILKPRLKLIVQNDEREWFIVFVSKAHPSNDQATKMAKKVYARLEADFNTKKRERCCKFDLHGPDDEFWDDFDSKMVDCIRNTLDRRVQFYEEENRRLSEQRFTPVWNFCNFFILKESLAFMFEVTNLHEDSLREYDELELCYSESVNLPGKPREFGGLDTGDDQAALLNPGFKALTQIVQDDVFREFEFRQYIFACQAKLLFKLSRPVEVAARGYAFVVSFSKTLAVHENALPFCFREVWVITACLGLIKSTSTQYDGGVVAIDSEKEFYRLQGDLYSLCRAKFMRLAYLIGYGVEIEKSPVNSASLSMLSWPKPATWPLIPPDSSAEVMAKEKTILQAKAREKLFDIQRKPLPLEPSSLLREANRRRAFLSVGNLSELYDSVDGSGLGAHSKLSPNKSSSNLMTRTMSGPATSETSLPVDRPMRLSEIHVAAEHALKQTISDPDFMTSLSSPEEFESRYMELTKGAADNYHRSWWKRHGVVLDGEIAAIFFKHGNYDLAAKSYEKVCALYSAEGWEELLADVLPDLAECQKILNDEAGYLASCVKLLSLESSLFSSKELQAFQSEVVRLAHSEMRHPVPLDVSSLITFAGNPAPPLELCDGDPGTLSVAVWSGFPDDITLESLSLRLSAFSSADEGLKAIRSTDARVLVPGRNIITFDIPPQKPGSYVLGALTGQIGKLSFRSHGFSQDGPVDTDEFMSFEKPTRPVLKVRKPRALVDITPAVSSALLMNELQWIGLIVKPIDYSLKGGILHIDAGAELKIEESQMIEIESYRSDGEHSSPIDASKALSRPTDTGSVEKVPIENGKIKLPDWASDVTTLVWFPVRAIDDTIPKGTSPASPQKHSIVDGMRMIALKLEFGAFHNQIFERTIAVHFTNPFHVSTRVVDKCNDGTLLLQVILHSEVKATLHVKDVSLNLQAGFEHLGKGDGRPTSSLFPLVIAPSSKAGILFVIRLSGTKDLDELEQADSMLHIKYGISGDRATGAHSPVPVKPDDSEELLFKISLKLKRPVLDPCLAVGFLPFSTDCLRVGQLVNMKWRVERLKDLEEASLSDDEILYQVDANPQNWMVAGRKSGHISFSETQGSRIEIAVTCVPLVSGYVHPPQLGLPDVGDANISCNPAGPHLVCVLPPTLSTSYCIPA, via the exons ATGGCCAACTATCTGGCGCAGTTCCAGACCATTAAGTCCTCCTCGGACCGCATCGTCATCGCCG TTGAGGATGTGAGTGACTTGTGGCTCAACGTCAAAGATAGTTTTGAGCAACGCTTGCCAGTCAAGAAAGCCTGTCTCAATAACAAGGCGAGGAACCCCGTTTTAGTGGAAAACCTACCAGCTGAGTTTATACAGACAACTGATTCAAGGCTGCGTAGTCGATTTCCGCAAGAACAATACTTGTTTTGGTTTCGCGAACCATATGCTACTGTTGTTCTTGTTACTTGCGAG GATCTTGATGAGTTCAAGACCATTCTTAAGCCCCGCCTCAAATTAATTGTGCAAAATGATGAGAGAGAATGGTTCATTGTATTTGTGTCGAAGGCCCATCCTAGCAATGATCAAGCAACTAAGATGGCAAAGAAAGTATACGCTAGGCTTGAGGCCGATTTCAACACTAAAAAGAGAGAAAG GTGCTGCAAATTTGATCTTCATGGACCTGATGATGAATTCTGGGACGATTTTGACTCGAAAATGGTGGACTGCATAAGAAACACATTGGATAGAAGGGTTCAGTTCTATGAAGAGGAAAACCGCAGGTTAAGTGAGCAGCGATTCACACCAGTATGGAACTTCTGCAACTTTTTTATTCTGAAG GAAAGCTTGGCATTTATGTTTGAGGTGACTAATCTTCATGAAGATTCACTCCGTGAATATGATGAGCTTGAACTATGCTATTCAGAATCAG TAAATCTCCCAGGGAAACCTCGAGAATTTGGAGGACTGGATACTGGTGATGATCAGGCTGCGCTGCTAAATCCAGGGTTCAAAGCGTTGACCCAGATTGTTCAGGATGACGTGTTCAGGGAATTTGAGTTTAGGCAATACATATTTGCTTGCCAGGCCAAG ttattatttaaactgtctcgaCCAGTTGAGGTTGCTGCAAGAGGATATGCTTTTGTTGTCAGCTTTTCCAAGACGCTAGCCGTGCATGAG AATGCACTACCCTTTTGTTTTCGCGAAGTATGGGTGATAACTGCTTGTTTGGGTTTAATTAAATCCACAAGTACACAATATGATGGTGGAGTTGTTGCTATTGATTCAGAGAAGGAGTTCTATCGTCTTCAGGGTGACCTTTATTCTCTCTGTCGTGCTAAG TTTATGAGGCTTGCTTATTTGATTGGTTATGGGGTTGAAATAGAAAAAAGTCCAGTCAACAG TGCCTCATTAAGCATGCTATCTTGGCCAAAGCCAGCTACTTGGCCTTTGATTCCACCTGATTCGTCGGCAGAAGTAATGGCAAAGGAGAAG ACAATTCTTCAAGCAAAAGCAAGAGAAAAGCTCTTTGACATTCAGAGGAAACCACTGCCATTGGAACCTTCTTCTCTTCTACGTGAAGCTAATAGGCGTAGAGCTTTTCTTTCAGTTGGAAATTTGTCTGAATTATATGATTCAGTTGATGG TTCAGGTTTAGGTGCACATTCAAAACTTTCTCCCAACAAATCTTCTTCTAACTTGATGACAAGAACTATGTCTGGGCCAGCAACCTCTGAGACTTCTCTACCAGTTGATCGGCCCATGAGGTTGTCAGAAATTCATGTTGCTGCTGAGCATGCATTGAAACAGACGATATCTGATCCTGATTTTATGACGTCACTTTCATCACCAGAAGAATTTGAG AGTAGATATATGGAGCTTACTAAAGGCGCAGCTGACAATTATCACCGCTCTTGGTGGAAAAGACATGGAGTTGTGCTTGATGGAGAGATTGCAGCTATATTTTTTAAGCATGGGAATTACGACCTGGCTGCAAAATCCTATGAGAAAGTGTGTGCTCTCTATTCTGCAGAAGGCTGGGAAGAACTGTTGGCAGATGTTCTTCCTGAtcttgcagaatgccagaagattcTTAATGACGAAGCTGGTTATCTGGCTTCCTGTGTGAAGTTACTTTCTCTTGAGAGTAGCTTGTTTTCATCTAAAGAGCTGCAGGCTTTCCAGTCAGAGGTTGTTCGGCTTGCTCACAGTGAAATGAGGCATCCTGTACCCCTTGATGTTTCATCATTAATTACATTCGCTGGAAATCCTGCTCCGCCATTAGAATTATGTGATGGTGATCCTGGTACACTATCTGTAGCAGTTTGGAGTGGCTTCCCAGATGACATAACACTTGAGTCTCTAAGTTTAAGATTGTCAGCTTTCTCTAGCGCAGATGAAGGTCTTAAG GCAATAAGGAGTACAGATGCACGTGTTCTTGTACCTGGTAGAAATATTATCACCTTCGACATTCCTCCTCAAAAGCCAGGTTCCTATGTGTTGGGCGCTCTCACTGGACAGATTGGCAAGCTGTCATTCAGATCACATGGATTTTCTCAAGATGGTCCAGTGGACACTGATGAATTCATGAGCTTTGAGAAGCCAACAAGACCTGTTTTGAAG GTGAGAAAACCGAGAGCTTTGGTTGATATTACTCCTGCTGTATCATCTGCGTTGCTTATGAATGAACTCCAGTGGATCGGGCTGATTGTCAAGCCTATAGACTATTCTTTGAAAGGTGGCATACTGCATATAGATGCCGGTGCTGAACTAAAAATCGAGGAGTCTCAGATGATTGAGATAGAAAGTTACAGAAGCGACGGGGAGCACTCTAGTCCTATTGATGCTTCCAAGGCATTATCAAGGCCCACTGATACTGGAAGTGTTGAGAAGGTTCCTATCGAAAATGGGAAGATAAAACTGCCAGATTGGGCTAGTGACGTGACAACTCTTGTTTGGTTCCCTGTTCGTGCTATCGACGATACAATCCCAAAGGGAACATCCCCAG CATCCCCTCAGAAACATAGCATAGTAGATGGGATGAGAATGATTGCTCTCAAGCTTGAATTTGGAGCTTTCCATAATCAAATATTTGAAAG GACCATTGCCGTACATTTCACTAATCCATTCCATGTGAGCACACGTGTTGTTGACAAGTGCAATGATGGAACTCTACTTCTGCAG GTAATATTGCATTCTGAAGTGAAGGCTACTCTGCATGTAAAGGATGTATCATTGAACCTACAAGCTGGATTTGAGCACCTAGGCAAGGGAGATGGACGTCCGACTTCGAGTTTGTTCCCTCTGGTTATTGCTCCTTCTTCCAAAGCTGGAATCTTGTTTGTGATACGTTTAAGTGGCACAAAAG ACCTAGATGAGCTGGAACAGGCTGACAGCATGTTGCATATTAAATACGGGATATCCGGTGACCGAGCAACCGGAGCACACTCTCCAGTTCCTGTTAAACCTGATGATTCTGAAGAGCTTCTATTCAAGATTTCACTCAAACTGAAGCGCCCTGTTCTAGATCCATGCCTGGCAGTTGGATTCCTTCCGTTTTCTACTGATTGCCTGAGGGTTGGTCAATTAGTCAACATGAAATGGCGGGTTGAAAGGCTGAAGGACCTGGAGGAGGCATCTCTGTCTGAT GATGAAATACTTTATCAGGTGGACGCTAATCCACAGAACTGGATGGTTGCTGGGAGGAAAAGCGGTCACATTTCATTCTCAGAAACACAAG GATCAAGGATCGAGATCGCCGTGACATGTGTCCCGCTGGTGTCGGGGTATGTACACCCGCCCCAGCTAGGCCTGCCCGACGTAGGCGATGCGAATATCAGCTGCAATCCGGCAGGTCCCCACCTGGTGTGCGTGCTTCCTCCCACTCTCAGCACCTCCTACTGCATACCGGCTTGA